The Hypomesus transpacificus isolate Combined female chromosome 2, fHypTra1, whole genome shotgun sequence genome window below encodes:
- the LOC124474563 gene encoding DENN domain-containing protein 3-like isoform X1: MAEHLPPGLLEACVVVGASSEKLKEAYESAQQGCGLADILLDPEVLHVHVPPFVSKEHAGNPQGYRALSRAVQTRRSFIKKKRERPAAPPSDPGAGGETEGGEEGGGGLTEDVSVPKDIDLMALPQLCFPGGLQVTNEQREERFHFLVFTNVFGNQTHGIVAQCSRPFQQGTSFHQNRQLPSAKPEKLFTSYAVCVISKHRYYTALRDCLSCLLLQLRTCRMSDFEERVKEFAAKLALVPIPPPGQLHVMFSLRPLTIVLPSREDKEHPVVDLDLHLPLLCFRSTQLLQIIGSILTEQRLVFFSSDWSRLTLMAECFILYIHPLSWQHPYVPVLSRQMLDFVMAPTAFLMGCHLSHYDEVASETDDLILINIDNGTVSSSCSEIVDVPAVPLAAKQCFIQRRESLQLHYDLQTCHQASSPDLNELRAQRRQWQHSLNGEVQRLTLELIVNIFREVSGHLNFEHRVFNSQEFLKTREPADQPFYKKVLETHIFHSFLKDRLNRKMDAFTRMELSTRSETQRMQAMIDNPRRPTMREIQARKNSTGSEPPRLNRRLGMSLPNLGEERSIAYFRQTSLAIPESVERGSIHTHTDQKIPSKPIKQFKLPDFPHPLVYHYVQNYYSEMILLLGKAIFCVPPENSTLLARLLYLRGFINTLCSRYLDALSDFQNLYTTDVEIFPSQLVRCLVDSLQKDEHSLANRRPELKRLICRVKKDQEEVADQPDDNVTKFELPRSHMPRKEFVKRVQESGIVRDVATIHRLFNALLLELGKTDLGSEAASTDASKSVFYFDLTGEGQQKQVDPEVFRVFYTFWKEAESQAQDVNLPASVIEHLDHNESVYKLSSSVKTSSGVGKIAMTQKRLFLLTEGRPGFLEITKFRDIEEVKISSAPILLLRVPSLKIRSSQQREVFEANLKAECDLWNLMVKEMWSGRRMADDHKDPQYMQQALTNVLLMDAVAGCLSSQKAIEAASKLVYFDKVKHEVPMMVPKTTLETLKHKIYPSSELAAPQTVHVMLYTPGHLSYSDADRHGNPKLWCALSGGRVVVFDAASWSMLQNCIQVGSSQLNCMLRLDQDQVWIGSQDSVIYIIDTRSMSCNKQLTEHRHEVTAFALDDSTDKTSQTQIYSCSVDGTVILWDASTLKVKTQFQVSCERLTSIQLYNGTLWCCSSNGIMELGRNGTPLRKMSLPDNLRVILPTFSSFILFPEKDQLWTSSFDSGELCLWHSKDLTKPFKRMQMQDCAGVNCMIKVKNQIWVGCQDSGGKDRDYSHSRDQAQNTVRGKIYVLDTEKHTVEKELLAHTDSVQSLCSAEDRYVLSGSAHLDGKIAIWKVE; the protein is encoded by the exons ATGGCGGAGCATCTCCCTCCAGGCCTGCTGGAAGCCTGTGTGGTGGTGGGAGCCTCCAGTGAAAAACTCAAGGAAGCCTACGAG TCTGCCCAGCAGGGATGTGGTCTGGCCGACATCCTGTTGGACCCCGAGGTGCTTCACGTGCACGTGCCTCCTTTCGTAAGCAAAGAGCATGCTGGGAACCCCCAGGGCTACAGGGCCCTCAGCAGAGCAGTCCAGACACGACGCTCTTTTAtcaagaagaagagggagaggcctGCAGCGCCTCCCAGTGACcctggagcaggaggggaaactgaaggaggagaagagggaggaggagggctcacTGAGGACGTCAGTGTCCCCAAAGATATCGACCTCATGGCTCTGCCTCAGCTCTGCTTTCCAG GTGGGCTTCAAGTAACCaatgagcagagagaggagcgatTTCACTTCCTGGTCTTCACTAATGTCTTTGGGAACCAGACCCATGGCATAGTTGCCCAGTGTAGCAGACCCTTTCAG CAGGGGACAAGCTTTCACCAGAACAGACAGTTGCCTTCTGCGAAGCCAGAGAAGCTCTTCACCAGCTACGCTGTCTGTGTCATCTCCAAACACCGCTACTACACCGCTCTGAGGGACTGCCTGTCATG TTTGCTGTTGCAGTTGAGGACTTGCCGGATGTCGGACTTTGAGGAGCGGGTCAAAGAGTTTGCTGCCAAGCTGGCGTTGGTGCCCATCCCTCCACCTGGACAGCTCCATGTG ATGTTCAGCCTGCGACCCCTCACCATCGTGCTGCCTTCCAGGGAGGACAAGGAGCACCCTGTGGTGGATCTGGACCTGCACCTGCCCCTGCTCTGCTTCAGGTCCACACAGCTGCTACAG ATCATCGGCAGCATCCTGACAGAGCAGAGGTTGGTGTTCTTCTCCTCCGACTGGTCCCGTCTCACCCTGATGGCAGAGTGCTTCATTCTCTACATCCACCCCCTCAGCTGGCAGCACCCCTACGTGCCCGTTCTTTCCAGGCAGATGCTGGACTTTGTGATGGCACCCACGGCTTTCCTCATGGGGTGCCATCTCAGCCACTACGACGAGGTGGCCTCC gagacAGATGACCTGATCCTAATCAACATCGACAATGGGACAGTGTCTTCATCCTGCTCCGAGATTGTGGATGTGCCGGCTGTTCCTCTGGCTGCTAAACAGTGTTTCATACAGAG GAGGGAGAGCCTGCAGCTCCACTACGACCTGCAGACGTGCCACCAGGCCAGCAGCCCGGACCTCAACGAGCTTCGTGCCCAGAGGAGGCAGTGGCAGCACAGCCTGAACGGGGAGGTCCAGAGGCTCACCCTGGAGCTCATCGTCAACATCTTCAG GGAAGTAAGTGGTCATCTCAACTTTGAGCATAGAGTCTTCAACAGTCAAGAGTTCCTTAAGACCAGAGAGCCTGCAGACCAGCCCTTTTACAAAAAG GTCTTGGAGACACACATCTTTCACTCCTTCCTGAAGGACAGACTCAATAGGAAGATGGACGCGTTCACTCGCATGGAGCTCAGCACGAGGTCCGAAACCCAGAG AATGCAGGCGATGATAGATAACCCCCGGAGACCCACCATGCGGGAGATCCAGGCCAGGAAGAACAGCACCGGCTCCGAGCCCCCTCGCCTGAACAGGCGCCTGGGCATGAGCCTGCCCAACCTGGGGGAGGAAAGGTCTATCGCCTACTTTCGACAGACCTCTCTCGCTATACCTGAGTCCGTTGAGAGAGgctcgatacacacacacacag ACCAAAAGATCCCATCCAAGCCCATTAAGCAGTTCAAGCTGCCAGACTTCCCTCACCCCCTGGTCTACCACTACGTCCAGAACTACTACAGTGAGATGATCCTGCTGCTGGGCAAGGCCATCTTCTGTGTCCCCCCGGAGAACTCAACCCTGCTGGCCCGCCTCCTCTACCTGAGGGGCTTCATCAACACCCTCTGCTCCCGATACCTGGACGCCCTCAGCGACTTTCAGAACCTCTACACG ACGGATGTGGAGATCTTCCCCTCCCAGCTGGTGAGGTGTCTGGTGGACTCTCTGCAGAAGGACGAGCACTCCCTGGCCAACCGGAGGCCTGAGCTCAAGCGCTTAATCTGCAGAGTCAAGAAGGACCAGGAGGAGGTGGCCGACCAGCCTGACGACAACGTCACCAAGTTTGAGCTGCCGAGGAGCCACATGCCGAGGAAGGAGTTTGTGAAGCGCGTCCAAGAGTCCGGTATAGTCAGGGATGTGGCGACTATACATCGCCTGTTCAATGCCCTCCTGCTTG AATTGGGTAAAACCGACTTGGGTTCAGAGGCTGCTTCCACGGATGCTTCCAAGTCAGTGTTCTACTTTGACTTGACTGGTGAGG GCCAACAGAAGCAGGTAGACCCTGAGGTGTTCCGGGTGTTTTACACCTTCTGGAAGGAGGCTGAGTCCCAGGCACAGGATGTGAACCTGCCAGCCTCGGTCATCGAGCACCTGGACCACAATGAGAGCGTATACAAGCTGTCGTCCTCCGTCAAGACCAGCAGCGGCGTGGGCAAGATTGCTATGACCCAGAAAAGACTGTTCCTGCTTACTGAGGGACGGCCAGGCTTCCTGGAGATCACCAAGTTCAGGGACATCGAG gagGTGAAGATCTCTTCTGCCCCGATCCTGCTGCTGAGGGTCCCGTCGCTGAAGATccggagcagccagcagagagaGGTGTTTGAGGCCAACCTGAAGGCCGAGTGCGACCTCTGGAATCTCATGGTCAAGGAAATGTGGTCCGGCAGAAGGATGGCAGATGATCACAAG GACCCCCAGTACATGCAGCAGGCCCTCACCAACGTGCTGCTGATGGACGCAGTGGCGGGCTGTCTGTCGAGCCAGAAGGCCATTGAGGCAGCCTCCAAGCTGGTCTACTTTGACAAGGTTAAACATGAAG TTCCCATGATGGTGCCAAAGACAACATTGGAGACATTGAAACACAAGATCTACCCTTCGTCAGAACTGGCAGCTCCACAGACTGTACATGTCATGCTCTACACACCAG gcCACCTGAGTTACAGTGATGCGGATAGGCACGGCAACCCCAAACTGTGGTGTGCCCTCAGCGGGGGGCGGGTGGTGGTGTTTGACGCTGCCAGTTGGTCCATGCTGCAGAACTGCATTCAGGTCGGGTCGTCACAACTG AATTGCATGCTGAGATTGGACCAGGATCAAGTGTGGATTGGCTCCCAGGATTCGGTCATCTACATCATCGACACAAGgagcatgtcatgtaacaaaCAGCTGACTGAGCACCGCCATGAGGTCACAGCCTTCGCACTGGATGACAGCACTGACAAGACAAG ccaaACACAGATATACTCCTGCAGTGTGGATGGAACGGTTATTTTGTGGGATGCCTCGACTCTGAAAGTGAAGACGCAGTTTCAGGTCAGCTGTGAAAGACTCACTTCAATACAACTCTACAATGGAACTCTATGGTGTT GCTCTAGCAATGGCATCATGGAACTCGGAAGGAATGGAACACCACTGCGCAAGATGTCCCTCCCTGATAACCTTCGAGTCATTCTCCCTACGTTCAGCAGCTTCATCCTCTTCCCAGAG AAGGACCAGTTGTGGACAAGCAGCTTTGACTCGGGAGAGCTCTGCCTGTGGCACTCCAAAGATCTGACCAAGCCATTCAAGAGGATGCAGATGCAGGACTGTGCTGGAGTAAACTGTATGATTAAGGTCAAGAACCAG ATTTGGG
- the LOC124474563 gene encoding DENN domain-containing protein 3-like isoform X3 → MAEHLPPGLLEACVVVGASSEKLKEAYESAQQGCGLADILLDPEVLHVHVPPFVSKEHAGNPQGYRALSRAVQTRRSFIKKKRERPAAPPSDPGAGGETEGGEEGGGGLTEDVSVPKDIDLMALPQLCFPGGLQVTNEQREERFHFLVFTNVFGNQTHGIVAQCSRPFQQGTSFHQNRQLPSAKPEKLFTSYAVCVISKHRYYTALRDCLSCLLLQLRTCRMSDFEERVKEFAAKLALVPIPPPGQLHVMFSLRPLTIVLPSREDKEHPVVDLDLHLPLLCFRSTQLLQIIGSILTEQRLVFFSSDWSRLTLMAECFILYIHPLSWQHPYVPVLSRQMLDFVMAPTAFLMGCHLSHYDEVASETDDLILINIDNGTVSSSCSEIVDVPAVPLAAKQCFIQRRESLQLHYDLQTCHQASSPDLNELRAQRRQWQHSLNGEVQRLTLELIVNIFREVSGHLNFEHRVFNSQEFLKTREPADQPFYKKVLETHIFHSFLKDRLNRKMDAFTRMELSTRSETQRMQAMIDNPRRPTMREIQARKNSTGSEPPRLNRRLGMSLPNLGEERSIAYFRQTSLAIPESVERGSIHTHTDQKIPSKPIKQFKLPDFPHPLVYHYVQNYYSEMILLLGKAIFCVPPENSTLLARLLYLRGFINTLCSRYLDALSDFQNLYTTDVEIFPSQLVRCLVDSLQKDEHSLANRRPELKRLICRVKKDQEEVADQPDDNVTKFELPRSHMPRKEFVKRVQESGIVRDVATIHRLFNALLLELGKTDLGSEAASTDASKSVFYFDLTGQQKQVDPEVFRVFYTFWKEAESQAQDVNLPASVIEHLDHNESVYKLSSSVKTSSGVGKIAMTQKRLFLLTEGRPGFLEITKFRDIEEVKISSAPILLLRVPSLKIRSSQQREVFEANLKAECDLWNLMVKEMWSGRRMADDHKDPQYMQQALTNVLLMDAVAGCLSSQKAIEAASKLVYFDKVKHEVPMMVPKTTLETLKHKIYPSSELAAPQTVHVMLYTPGHLSYSDADRHGNPKLWCALSGGRVVVFDAASWSMLQNCIQVGSSQLNCMLRLDQDQVWIGSQDSVIYIIDTRSMSCNKQLTEHRHEVTAFALDDSTDKTSQTQIYSCSVDGTVILWDASTLKVKTQFQVSCERLTSIQLYNGTLWCCSSNGIMELGRNGTPLRKMSLPDNLRVILPTFSSFILFPEKDQLWTSSFDSGELCLWHSKDLTKPFKRMQMQDCAGVNCMIKVKNQIWVGCQDSGGKDRDYSHSRDQAQNTVRGKIYVLDTEKHTVEKELLAHTDSVQSLCSAEDRYVLSGSAHLDGKIAIWKVE, encoded by the exons ATGGCGGAGCATCTCCCTCCAGGCCTGCTGGAAGCCTGTGTGGTGGTGGGAGCCTCCAGTGAAAAACTCAAGGAAGCCTACGAG TCTGCCCAGCAGGGATGTGGTCTGGCCGACATCCTGTTGGACCCCGAGGTGCTTCACGTGCACGTGCCTCCTTTCGTAAGCAAAGAGCATGCTGGGAACCCCCAGGGCTACAGGGCCCTCAGCAGAGCAGTCCAGACACGACGCTCTTTTAtcaagaagaagagggagaggcctGCAGCGCCTCCCAGTGACcctggagcaggaggggaaactgaaggaggagaagagggaggaggagggctcacTGAGGACGTCAGTGTCCCCAAAGATATCGACCTCATGGCTCTGCCTCAGCTCTGCTTTCCAG GTGGGCTTCAAGTAACCaatgagcagagagaggagcgatTTCACTTCCTGGTCTTCACTAATGTCTTTGGGAACCAGACCCATGGCATAGTTGCCCAGTGTAGCAGACCCTTTCAG CAGGGGACAAGCTTTCACCAGAACAGACAGTTGCCTTCTGCGAAGCCAGAGAAGCTCTTCACCAGCTACGCTGTCTGTGTCATCTCCAAACACCGCTACTACACCGCTCTGAGGGACTGCCTGTCATG TTTGCTGTTGCAGTTGAGGACTTGCCGGATGTCGGACTTTGAGGAGCGGGTCAAAGAGTTTGCTGCCAAGCTGGCGTTGGTGCCCATCCCTCCACCTGGACAGCTCCATGTG ATGTTCAGCCTGCGACCCCTCACCATCGTGCTGCCTTCCAGGGAGGACAAGGAGCACCCTGTGGTGGATCTGGACCTGCACCTGCCCCTGCTCTGCTTCAGGTCCACACAGCTGCTACAG ATCATCGGCAGCATCCTGACAGAGCAGAGGTTGGTGTTCTTCTCCTCCGACTGGTCCCGTCTCACCCTGATGGCAGAGTGCTTCATTCTCTACATCCACCCCCTCAGCTGGCAGCACCCCTACGTGCCCGTTCTTTCCAGGCAGATGCTGGACTTTGTGATGGCACCCACGGCTTTCCTCATGGGGTGCCATCTCAGCCACTACGACGAGGTGGCCTCC gagacAGATGACCTGATCCTAATCAACATCGACAATGGGACAGTGTCTTCATCCTGCTCCGAGATTGTGGATGTGCCGGCTGTTCCTCTGGCTGCTAAACAGTGTTTCATACAGAG GAGGGAGAGCCTGCAGCTCCACTACGACCTGCAGACGTGCCACCAGGCCAGCAGCCCGGACCTCAACGAGCTTCGTGCCCAGAGGAGGCAGTGGCAGCACAGCCTGAACGGGGAGGTCCAGAGGCTCACCCTGGAGCTCATCGTCAACATCTTCAG GGAAGTAAGTGGTCATCTCAACTTTGAGCATAGAGTCTTCAACAGTCAAGAGTTCCTTAAGACCAGAGAGCCTGCAGACCAGCCCTTTTACAAAAAG GTCTTGGAGACACACATCTTTCACTCCTTCCTGAAGGACAGACTCAATAGGAAGATGGACGCGTTCACTCGCATGGAGCTCAGCACGAGGTCCGAAACCCAGAG AATGCAGGCGATGATAGATAACCCCCGGAGACCCACCATGCGGGAGATCCAGGCCAGGAAGAACAGCACCGGCTCCGAGCCCCCTCGCCTGAACAGGCGCCTGGGCATGAGCCTGCCCAACCTGGGGGAGGAAAGGTCTATCGCCTACTTTCGACAGACCTCTCTCGCTATACCTGAGTCCGTTGAGAGAGgctcgatacacacacacacag ACCAAAAGATCCCATCCAAGCCCATTAAGCAGTTCAAGCTGCCAGACTTCCCTCACCCCCTGGTCTACCACTACGTCCAGAACTACTACAGTGAGATGATCCTGCTGCTGGGCAAGGCCATCTTCTGTGTCCCCCCGGAGAACTCAACCCTGCTGGCCCGCCTCCTCTACCTGAGGGGCTTCATCAACACCCTCTGCTCCCGATACCTGGACGCCCTCAGCGACTTTCAGAACCTCTACACG ACGGATGTGGAGATCTTCCCCTCCCAGCTGGTGAGGTGTCTGGTGGACTCTCTGCAGAAGGACGAGCACTCCCTGGCCAACCGGAGGCCTGAGCTCAAGCGCTTAATCTGCAGAGTCAAGAAGGACCAGGAGGAGGTGGCCGACCAGCCTGACGACAACGTCACCAAGTTTGAGCTGCCGAGGAGCCACATGCCGAGGAAGGAGTTTGTGAAGCGCGTCCAAGAGTCCGGTATAGTCAGGGATGTGGCGACTATACATCGCCTGTTCAATGCCCTCCTGCTTG AATTGGGTAAAACCGACTTGGGTTCAGAGGCTGCTTCCACGGATGCTTCCAAGTCAGTGTTCTACTTTGACTTGACTG GCCAACAGAAGCAGGTAGACCCTGAGGTGTTCCGGGTGTTTTACACCTTCTGGAAGGAGGCTGAGTCCCAGGCACAGGATGTGAACCTGCCAGCCTCGGTCATCGAGCACCTGGACCACAATGAGAGCGTATACAAGCTGTCGTCCTCCGTCAAGACCAGCAGCGGCGTGGGCAAGATTGCTATGACCCAGAAAAGACTGTTCCTGCTTACTGAGGGACGGCCAGGCTTCCTGGAGATCACCAAGTTCAGGGACATCGAG gagGTGAAGATCTCTTCTGCCCCGATCCTGCTGCTGAGGGTCCCGTCGCTGAAGATccggagcagccagcagagagaGGTGTTTGAGGCCAACCTGAAGGCCGAGTGCGACCTCTGGAATCTCATGGTCAAGGAAATGTGGTCCGGCAGAAGGATGGCAGATGATCACAAG GACCCCCAGTACATGCAGCAGGCCCTCACCAACGTGCTGCTGATGGACGCAGTGGCGGGCTGTCTGTCGAGCCAGAAGGCCATTGAGGCAGCCTCCAAGCTGGTCTACTTTGACAAGGTTAAACATGAAG TTCCCATGATGGTGCCAAAGACAACATTGGAGACATTGAAACACAAGATCTACCCTTCGTCAGAACTGGCAGCTCCACAGACTGTACATGTCATGCTCTACACACCAG gcCACCTGAGTTACAGTGATGCGGATAGGCACGGCAACCCCAAACTGTGGTGTGCCCTCAGCGGGGGGCGGGTGGTGGTGTTTGACGCTGCCAGTTGGTCCATGCTGCAGAACTGCATTCAGGTCGGGTCGTCACAACTG AATTGCATGCTGAGATTGGACCAGGATCAAGTGTGGATTGGCTCCCAGGATTCGGTCATCTACATCATCGACACAAGgagcatgtcatgtaacaaaCAGCTGACTGAGCACCGCCATGAGGTCACAGCCTTCGCACTGGATGACAGCACTGACAAGACAAG ccaaACACAGATATACTCCTGCAGTGTGGATGGAACGGTTATTTTGTGGGATGCCTCGACTCTGAAAGTGAAGACGCAGTTTCAGGTCAGCTGTGAAAGACTCACTTCAATACAACTCTACAATGGAACTCTATGGTGTT GCTCTAGCAATGGCATCATGGAACTCGGAAGGAATGGAACACCACTGCGCAAGATGTCCCTCCCTGATAACCTTCGAGTCATTCTCCCTACGTTCAGCAGCTTCATCCTCTTCCCAGAG AAGGACCAGTTGTGGACAAGCAGCTTTGACTCGGGAGAGCTCTGCCTGTGGCACTCCAAAGATCTGACCAAGCCATTCAAGAGGATGCAGATGCAGGACTGTGCTGGAGTAAACTGTATGATTAAGGTCAAGAACCAG ATTTGGG